Proteins encoded by one window of Bacteroidales bacterium:
- the bamD gene encoding outer membrane protein assembly factor BamD gives MVKRRYLILLFSAVLVFTSCSKYQKLLKSSDNELKYTKAIEFYDDGEYYKAQQLFDQILVFFRGTERAEKIAYYNAYCYYKEKDYILAGYYFGNFTSSYPSSQYAEECAFMSAYCSYHDSPAPSLDQTNTQAAIASLQLFINQYPNSQRIDQCNQLIDELREKLEKKAFDIAMLYYKMDDYKAAILALNNLLKEYPDTKEREKVLYSLLDAKYEYAVNSVQEKKKERLEAALEAFKVIHSEFPAGAYASESSAIQKNLLKEMKLN, from the coding sequence ATGGTAAAAAGGCGTTATCTTATCTTATTATTCTCTGCTGTTCTTGTATTCACATCATGCAGTAAATACCAGAAGTTACTGAAAAGTTCTGACAATGAACTGAAGTATACGAAGGCTATCGAATTCTATGATGACGGAGAATATTATAAAGCTCAACAGTTATTTGATCAGATTCTGGTTTTCTTCAGAGGTACTGAACGAGCTGAAAAGATTGCCTATTATAATGCTTATTGCTACTATAAAGAAAAGGATTACATCCTGGCAGGCTATTATTTTGGCAATTTTACCTCCAGTTACCCTAGCAGCCAATATGCTGAAGAATGTGCATTTATGAGTGCTTATTGCAGTTATCATGATTCTCCGGCACCAAGTCTTGATCAGACCAATACTCAAGCTGCCATAGCTTCTCTGCAGTTATTCATAAACCAGTATCCAAATAGTCAAAGGATTGATCAATGTAATCAACTCATTGATGAATTAAGAGAAAAACTCGAAAAGAAGGCTTTTGATATTGCAATGCTCTATTACAAAATGGATGATTATAAAGCCGCAATACTTGCTTTGAATAATCTGTTAAAAGAATACCCTGATACCAAAGAGAGGGAAAAAGTTCTCTATTCGCTGCTGGATGCTAAGTATGAATATGCAGTAAACAGTGTTCAGGAAAAGAAAAAGGAAAGGCTGGAAGCAGCCCTGGAAGCTTTCAAAGTTATTCACTCAGAATTCCCTGCTGGTGCCTATGCATCTGAATCTTCGGCAATTCAAAAGAATCTTCTGAAAGAGATGAAATTAAATTAG